A genomic stretch from Oreochromis niloticus isolate F11D_XX unplaced genomic scaffold, O_niloticus_UMD_NMBU tig00001529_pilon, whole genome shotgun sequence includes:
- the LOC109197915 gene encoding myelin expression factor 2-like isoform X2 encodes MDAEKLSYDLTWQKLKDKFSHCGQVMFAEIKMENGKSKGCGTVRFDSPESAEKACRMMNGTKINGREVDVRIDRNA; translated from the exons cTGTCCTATGATTTGACATGGCAAAAACTGAAAGACAAGTTCAGTCACTGTG GTCAGGTAATGTTTGCAGAAATCAAGATGGAGAATGGAAAGTCGAAGGGATGCGGAACGGTGAGATTCGACTCTCCAGAGAGTGCCGAGAAGGCCTGCAGGATGATGAATGGAACCAAGATAAATGGCCGAGAGGTGGACGTCCGTATTGATCGGAACGCCTAG